In Flavobacterium luteolum, the DNA window GGGACTGAATTTCGCTGCAGTGAATCATCAGAATTTTTATTTTTCATATCAAAATTAATTCAGGATGTTGATGGATCTTTTTTCTCAAAGATACAAGAAAAATCTTGTTATTAAAAGACCTAAATCTTAATATAGCATTAAAAAGCATTATCAAAATGTAAATTTTAATTGGACTACAACTGCTTTCTTCACTTCTGTATTCAAGTTACTCAATGAAATTCCAAGCAATCTTACCGAATCTTTCATTTTTTCCTGATACAATAATTCTTCGACATTTTCCATAATCAAACTTTTATCAGAAATAAAATAAGGCAGGGTTTTACTTCTTGTCTGTTGCGAAAAATCGCTGTATTTAATCTTGAGTGTAATTGTTTTTCCAGAAACATTATGTCTTTTTAAACGTTTTTCTAACGAACCTGCAATCCGTTCTAATTGCTCCATCATAAAAATTTCGGAAGACAAGTTCACATCAAAAGTATGTTCTGCAGCTACAGATTTAGCAATTCGAGAAGATTTCACTTCACTATTGTGAATACCTCTCACGACATGGTAATAAAATGCTCCTGATTTTCCGAAATGTTTCTCTAAAAACTCTAAAGATTTGCTTTTCAAATCGGTTCCTGTAAAAATCCCGAGCTGATACATTTTTTCTGTCGTAACTTTCCCTACTCCATAAAATTTGCGAATGGGCAAATCTTCCAAAAAAGCTTCTACTTCATCAGGGTTAACCGTTTTTTGCCCGTTTGGTTTATTATAATCACTCGCAATTTTGGCAACAAATTTATTGACTGAAATACCTGCAGATGCGGTTAGTCCCACTTCATTAAAAATTCTTGCTCTAATTTCCTGTGCGAGAAGACTTGCACTTGGATTTCCTTTTTTGTTTTTAGTGACATCCAAATAAGCTTCGTCTAGCGAAAGAGGCTCAACCAAATCGGTATATTCATGGAAAATTTTATGGATTTTTGATGAAATCTCTTTGTAGCGGTCAAATCTTGGTCGAACAAAGATAATTTCTGGACAGTATTTTTTGGCTAAAGCGCCGCTAAGAGCACTTCTTACACCAAATTTTCTAGCTTCATAACTTGCTGCCGAAACCACACCGCGATTCTCTGAACCGCCAACTGCAACGGGTTTTCCTCTTAATTCGGGATTGTCCATCTGCTCTACCGATGCATAAAAAGCATCCATATCAATATGAATTATTTTACGATATGTTGGTGTTTCAGACATGCTACAAATTTAAAAAGGAAAGCAATAAAAAAGCGCTTCAAATAGTTATAAATAATACCAATCTTTAAAGAATATAAATTCGTTGAGTGCAAACCAATTATTCTTTCTATTTTTGTTCTTCTACTCGAAAAATTAAATAATGCGAACATTTGTTATAGGTGACATTCATGGCGGATTACTTGCACTAGAACAAGTATTACAAAGAGCCGAAGTTACTACTGAAGATACTCTAATTTTTTTGGGCGATTATGTTGACGGCTGGAGTCAGTCTGTTGAAGTAATCGACTATTTGATTGATTTAAAAAGCAAACAAAATATCATCTGCATAAGAGGAAACCATGACCAGCTTGCATTAGACTGGTTGGAAGAAAGACACGATGATTTTGACGAAGAAATGTGGTACAAACATGGCGGAAAAGCTACTGTTGAAGGCTACGCTAAAATTTCTGAAGAGAAAAAGAAAACCCATATCGAATTTCTTGAAAATCTTCAGGATTATTATCTTGACGATCAAAATCGATTATTTGTTCATGCTGGATTCACCAATTTAAATGGCGTAAAATGGGAATATTTTTCAAAGCTATTTTATTGGGACAGAACTCTTTGGGAAACAGCTTTGTCATTAGACCCAAAATTAAACGTAGACGACATACACTATCCTAAAAGATTTACCGTTTATAAGGAAGTTTATATTGGTCATACCCCAGTTACCCGAATCGGCGAAACGGTTCCTGTAAATAGAGCTTGTGTTTGGAATGTAGATACAGGTGCAGCATTTAGAGGTCCGCTTACGATTTTAGATGTCGATACTAAGGAATACTGGCAAAGTGAACCGTTGAACGAACTCTATTTTAACGAAAAAGGTAGGAATTAATTTATTTAAAAATTACATTTGCGCCACAATAATTAATATTAAATTTTTATGAAAAAGGTTATTACACTTTTGTTTTTAGTGACATTCGGATTTGTTAATGCTCAAGAAGCTTTCAAAGGAAAGGGAGATATTAAAGTAAACGTAGGAGCTAATTTACAAGATGGTGGTTCTGGAATTCAAGGTTCTGTTGATTTTGGTTTAGGAGAAAATTTCTCTTTTGGTTTTGTTGCTAACTATATCCTAGGATTTGATAATTTTAATGGTTTCTACCACGGTAGTTCAAGTGCTTATTATGATGCTGAACCAGATTTCTCAGATCGTTTTGATGCAAAAGCAAGAATCAATGCTAACTTATCTAGTGTAATTGGCATAAAAGAATTAGACGTTTACCCTGGATTAAGTCTAGGTTTACATAATTTTGGTGGTCATGTTGGAGGTCGTTATTTCTTCACAGACGGATTTGGTGTTTTCACAGAAATCGGATTCCCAATTGCAAAATATGGTTCAAACAATGATCCTTTCTATCATTTGAATAATCAAACTACTTTTAGTTTAGGAGCTTCATTTAATTTATAATACTTAGGAAATTAACCGCAAAGTGCGCTAAGATTTACGCAAGGCACGCAAGGTTTTTTCTAATCTCGCAAAGGCGCAGAGGCGCAAAGTATAAAAAACAAAAAACCGCTCAAATGAGCGGTTTTTTGTTTTTTTTCTATAAAGATTTTATAAAATTATCTTTGCGCCTCTGCGCCTTTGCGAGATTAAAACATTTCATAATACTTTTGCGTGCCTTGCGTAAATCTTAGCGCACTTTGCGGTTAAAATCTAAATCGACATCTCAGGAATTTCACCTTCAATAATCAAATCGGCTTCGGTTGAAGCGATGATGTGCTCGACTGATACGCCTGGCGCTCGTTCTAAGAGCTTAAAACCTTTTTCAGTCACTTCGAGAACCGCAAGCTCAGTTACAACCTTTTTAACGCATCCTACGCCCGTTAATGGCAAAGTGCATCTTTTTAAGATTTTGGACTCTCCTGCTTTATTTACGTGCATCATGGCAACGATGATATTTTCAGCGGAAGCTACCAAATCCATTGCGCCTCCCATTCCTTTTACCATTTTACCTGGAATCTTCCAATTGGCAATATCTCCGTTTTCAGAAACTTCCATTGCTCCAAGAATCGTCAAATCTACTTTCTGGCTTCTGATCATTCCAAAACTGAAAGCCGAATCAAAAAAACTTGCTCCAGGAAGCGTTGTAATGGTTTGTTTTCCTGCATTGATAATATCGGCATCTTCCTCTCCTTCAAACGGAAAAGGTCCCATTCCGAGAACTCCATTTTCACTTTGAAATTCTACCGCAATATCTTCTCGAACATAATTCGCTACTAATGTCGGAATTCCAATTCCTAAATTAACGAAGTATCGGTCTTTTACTTCTTTAGCAATTCGTTTTGCTATATCTTCTTTACTAAGTGCCATAATTTTTTAATGTGTCAATTTGTGAATTTGCCAATTAGATAATGCTATCTGCATTTTAAATTAATTATCTAATTGGCACATTGTCTAATTATCTCAATTATTAAAATAATTCCAAACTGCTTTTGCGATGTCTGCAATTATTTTTTCTGTGTCCTCTCTTTTCTCTGTAATATCTTTTAAATAAACTGACAGAATGAAATGTTTTCCGTTTGGAAGCTTTACAATTCCAATGTCATTCATTGCTACTCTCAGGTTATTATCATTAGTTCCAGAAATTCCAGTTCTGTGTGCCAGTTCAGTTCCCTCAGGAAGTCCAGCTTTCATCCAAGTAAGACCTCGTGAAGTTTCAACCATTATTTGATACAAATACTTTGTTGTTTCTTCTTTTAAAACTTCGCCTTTAAAAAACTTCTCAAGCAATTCTGTTGTTGCTATCGGAGTTGTGGTATTTACATAAAGATTTTTCCATGTCTTCATTTGGTCTTCGTTCATCTTAATAACGAAGTCCTTGATACCTTGCTCATTTATAAACTTTTGAATGTACTTTGTACATCCGACTAAATTGATCAAAATATCGCATCCGTTATTATCACTATGCGAAACCGTGTAGCGAAGTATTTTATCTAAAGTCAAATTCACATTTCCCTCTGGATAATCTACTTTCATCGGACTCCATGTATCTTCTTTTAAATCTTTCTTTTTTATAAAGATTTCCTGAGCAAGATTAAGTTTTCCTTCATCAACTTTATGCAAAACCGCCAAAGCAATATGAAATTTAAACACACTCATCATCGGCATTTTTAAATGTCCGTTAATGCTTAAAGTGTCGTTATCTTCAATACTTTTAATAGAAATTCCAACTGTTGCATTCTTATTTCCAATAATTTGATTTAGTTCTTTTCGAAGATCAGACGTTGTCTGAGAAAAAGCTTGAAAAGTTAAAAACGAAATTAGCAGTATAGAAAGTTTTGCCATATTTTTTAATGTGTCATTAGTCTATTTGATAATAAGATAATTCCATACACAGCCTGAATTAATTATCTAATTGCCTCATTTTCTAATTATCTAATTTCTAGCTCTTACAGTTCGTTGTTCGATTCGTTTCTCAAATTTTTCTCCCTGAAAGATACGCTGTACCATGATTCCCGGAATATGAATCTGATTTGGATCTAAAGTTCCAACTGGAACCAATTCTTCTACTTCTACAATTGTAATTTTTCCAGCTCCAGCCATACAAGCATTGAAGTTTCTGGCTGTTCCTTTGAAAATCAGATTTCCTGCTTCATCACCTTTCCATGCTTTCACGATGGCAAAATCGGCTTTGAAAGCTTCTTCCATAATATGCATTTTTCCGTTGAATTCACGAGCTTCTTTTCCTTCTGCTACTTCCGTTCCGTAGCCTGCTGGAGTATAGAAGGCAGGTATTCCTGCCTGAGCTGCACGACAGCGTTCTGCAAGAGTTCCTTGTGGAGTTAATTCAACTTCTAATTCTCCCGAAAGCATCTGACGTTCGAATTCTGCATTTTCTCCCACATAAGAAGAAATCATTTTTTTGATTTGCTTTTTCTGCAGCAATAATCCTAAACCAAAATCATCAACTCCCGCATTATTTGAAATACAGGTTAAATCTGAAATTGTTGTGTTTACCAACGCTGCAATTGTATTTTCAGGAATACCGCATAATCCGAAACCACCAAACATGATGGTCATGCCGTTTTTAATTCCTTCAATAGCTTCCTGAACACTATTTACTTTTTTTGTTATCATAACAAACTATCTTTATTGCTGAATATTTTTGATAAAAATAAGATTTTTAGATTAAATTATAACGATTTCGTAAAAATAAAACCAAAATAAAAATCCCTTTACTCATCTTCTAAAAGAGTCGTAAAGGGATTGAGATATAATCAGATAAGCTTTATTGCAACATTGTTACAATTCAAACTCGTCAGTATTTTGTTCAGTCTGTGTGGTATCTTTTACAACAGCAGGTCTTTGATAGCAATCTACTTTAATAGAAAGATTTGCCGGACGTTCAAATTCAGCTTTTGAAATCTGAAGATCTTTATCCGCATAACACTTTTTCATATAATAACCCCAAACTGGTAAAGCTGCTGTTGCTCCTTGTCCGTAAGTTAAACTTTTGAAACGTGCTGAACGATCTTCGCATCCAACCCAAACTCCAGTAACTAAGTTCGGAACCATTCCCATAAACCAGCCATCAGACTGATTCTGTGTTGTTCCTGTTTTACCTGCAATTGGGTTTGTAAACATATATGGATATCCTGTCCAACGGTTATCTCCGCTTCCACCGCCTTGCGTACGTAAACGCACACCAGAACCGCTTTCGGTAACACCTTGAAGCAATTTGATTACTGCAAAAGCGATATCTTTATTTAAAACGTCGTGAGACTCTGGAATTGGTTCATAAATAACCTCACCGCTTTTGTTCTCAATTCTGCTTAAAAACTGTGGCTTTACATAAACTCCCTGGTTTGCAAATGTGCTATACGCCGCAACCATATCTTCAACGGTGATATCTACAGCTCCTAAAGCAATAGATGGCTGTACGGGAATTTCTGTTTTAACTCCTAATTTCTTCGTCAATTCTACAACTGCTTCTGGGCTTGTTCTGTCAATTAATTTAGCCGAAACTGTATTAATAGAAGCCGCCAAAGCTTGCTTTAAAGTCACCATTCCGCGGTATTTGTAATCAGAGTTTCTTGGCTCCCAATCTTCTGTTACGTGGTGACGCCCTTTATGAATCATAAACGGTCCGTCAAGAATTGAATCGCAAGGCGACATATTAAGTTCTTCAATTGCCGTTGCATAAACGAAAGGTTTAAAAGTAGAACCAACCTGTCTTGCTCCTTGCCCAACGTGATCGTATTGGAAATATTTATAATTGATACCTCCAACCCAAGCTTTAATTGCTCCCGTTTGAGGTTCCATCGACATTAAACCAGATTGTAAAAAGTGCTTGTAGTAACGAATAGAATCTAATGGCGTCATTACTGTATCTTTTTCTCCTTTCCAAGTAAAGACACGCATTTTTGTTTTTACTTTGAATGAAGCAATAATATCATCTTCGCTTTTATCCATTTCTTTCATTTGCGCCCAGCGTACAGAATTTTTCATCGCCTGCATCATGATTCTATCTGTCTCAGCTTGAGTAATATTTACGAAAGGAGCATTTTTATTGTTTTTTTGATCAATAAAAAACTGCTGTTGAAGGTTTTGCATGTGTGCTGCAACAGCTTCTTCTGCATAAGTTTGCATTCTAGAATCTATCGTAGTATATATTTTAAGTCCGTCTTTGTAAATATCGTAATCCGATCCGTCTGGTTTTTTATTTTCTGCAACCCATTTCTTCATGTAATCACGAAGATATTCTCTAAAATAAGTCGCTATACCTTCACGGTGGCTTTCTAGTTTAAATTTCAAAGTAATTGGCAAAGCTTGAAGCCTTTCTTTTTCGGCTTCTGAAATCATTTTTGCTTTTGCCATTTGAGATAAAACCACATTACGACGGTTTTTTACTCCTTCTGGATTTCTAACGGGATTGTATAAACCTGAGTTTTTGAACATTCCAACCAAAATAGCCGATTCGTCAACAGTCAAGTCTTTTGGCTCTTTAGAAAAATAAGTCTGTGCAGCAGAACTTACTCCAACAGAATAATTTCCGAAGTCGTAAACATTGCAATACATCGCCAAAATTTCATTCTTGGTATATTGCCTTTCCAAACGAATAGCGATAATCCATTCTTTTATTTTTTGTACAATCCTGAAAGGAAGAAATTTAGATCCTTCTCCATGAAACAACTGTTTTGCAAGCTGTTGTGTCAATGTACTTGCACCTCCGTTTGTTCCTAAACTAAAAACGGCTCTTAACGTTCCGCGTCCGTCAATTCCTGAATGTTCGTAGAAACGTGCATCTTCAGTAGCAACAAGCGCTTCAACCAGATTTTTAGGTAAATCTGAATATTTAAGTTGAGATCTGTTGGTTTTGAAATATTTACCCAACACTACTCCGTCAGAAGAAATAATCTCTGTTGCAAGGTTTGAATCTGGATTTTCTAAATCTTCAAACGAAGGCATAGAGCCAAATAAACCCCATGAGGCAAATAAGAAGAAAGCTAAAACTCCTAATAAAGAGTAAGCAAATACCCTCCAGAATTTCTTCTTGTAATAATTAATATCCTTAGTTTTATTTGATGGATTGTTTTTTTTAGCAGCCATAACTATTTTTCTAATCTTTTTGTTCTATTCTAAAACCAACGTCTGTAATTCCTTGTAAAGCTTCAACTCCAGGAATTTTACCTGATTGTCTAACAGCTTGTTTGATATGAACTTTATATTTTCCTGTAAATTTTACATCTTCCTTGTAAAAGAGTTTACTTTCTTTTATATCAGAAAATCCATTTCCTAATAAAGTCCCATCTGGCGCTGCCATTTGATATTCTAACGTATCTACTTTTGTGAAACCGCTTGGGGTTTCTAGAGCCACAATCAAAAACAAATTATTAAACGGATAATTATTGTTATCTCTTATGTTTACAAAGGCATTGTATTTTTTTGTAGAATCTAAAACCGGCAAATCAAAGCTTATAATACTGTCTTTATGCCAAGCACTTCCAACAGATTTATACTCATCAAATACTCTTTTTTTATCACAAGAAAAAAGAAGTATTGCTGCCAAGAGAAGAATTCCGCTATTTTTTATTCTCATTTTTAGTATTCGTTATTGGTTTCCTAGGTTCAGCAGGTTTATTTTCATTTGAATTTTGCTTATTCGGATTGTTTTTATTCGAATTATGCTTTTTCTTATGATTTGGCTTATTTGGATTGTTTGGTTTAGTCCCAGCATTGCCATTATTTGCATTTCCAGCGTTGTTTGGATTATTATTTCCTACTGGTTTAGCATTGTTATTCGTATTTTTCTCCTGCTGTGGTTTTACCGGAGTTGCAACACCAGCCGTTTCCGTACTTTGCTTGCGTTTGCGATTTGGTTTTTTCTTTCTTTTTGGCTGGTCAAAACGAGTCAAACTCTCTTGTCCCATTGCATTATTGAAATCTTTTTCTGGTTCTGCAACTACCTCAACAGCAAAATCTTCTAGAGATGAGACTTTGTTTTTCTGTTTATTTTCAGCAATAATTTCTTTTACCTGATCAATTTTTAAAACATGCCAGTTTGCGAAATTATTGGTGTAAGCAAACCACATTAAACCTTTAAAAATATCTTGTTTTTGGCAAACAGCGTCTCCTTTTTCTGTTACTAGTTTTGTATCATAATCAGGAAAATCTTTTAACGCGTCCATGTAAGTGTCTAACTCATAGTTTAAACAGCATTTTAATTTACCGCATTGCCCCGCCAATTTCTGCGGATTCAATGACAATTGCTGATAACGAGCTGCCGATGTATTTACACTTCTAAAATCTGTTAACCAAGTAGAACAGCAAAGTTCACGTCCGCAAGAACCAACTCCACCTAAACGAGCCGCTTCCTGACGGAAACCAACTTGTTTCATCTCTACTCTAGTACTGAATTCTTTCGCAAAATCTTTAATCAGCATTCTAAAATCGACACGATCATTTGCTGTATAGTAAAAAGTCGCTTTAGAACCGTCTCCTTGAAATTCGATATCCGAAATTTTCATTTCCAATTTATGCTGAATTGCCAATTCGCGAGCACGAACTTTCATTGGCTCTTCACGATCACGCGCTACAGACCAGATATCAATATCTTTTTGAGATGCTTTTCTATAAATTTTCGGAACATCATTACTTTCGTAATTCACTCCTTTTTTCTTCATTTGAATCTTTACCAATTCTCCTGTAAGAGTCACAATTCCAATATCATGTCCTGGCGATGCAACAGTTGCTACGATGTCGCCAATACTTAAAGTTAATCTCTCCGAATTTCTAAAAAATTCCTTGCGTCCGTTTTTAAAACGAACCTCAACACAATCAAAAATCGCCTCTCCATTAGAAGGACTCATGTTCGAAAGCCAGTCAAAAACCGTCAATTTATTGCAGCTATCGGTGCCGCAAGTCCCATTATTTTTACAACCTTTTGGTGCGCCACCGTCTGAGGTTGAACAACTTGTACATGCCATAATTATATATGTAGTGCTGCCAGAATGCAGCTTAAGTTCATAAACGTTTGATCGGTAAAGATAGTATTTTTTTTATTTTGCTTTTTATGCA includes these proteins:
- the bla gene encoding class A beta-lactamase, subclass A2 — its product is MAKLSILLISFLTFQAFSQTTSDLRKELNQIIGNKNATVGISIKSIEDNDTLSINGHLKMPMMSVFKFHIALAVLHKVDEGKLNLAQEIFIKKKDLKEDTWSPMKVDYPEGNVNLTLDKILRYTVSHSDNNGCDILINLVGCTKYIQKFINEQGIKDFVIKMNEDQMKTWKNLYVNTTTPIATTELLEKFFKGEVLKEETTKYLYQIMVETSRGLTWMKAGLPEGTELAHRTGISGTNDNNLRVAMNDIGIVKLPNGKHFILSVYLKDITEKREDTEKIIADIAKAVWNYFNN
- a CDS encoding metallophosphoesterase family protein; translated protein: MRTFVIGDIHGGLLALEQVLQRAEVTTEDTLIFLGDYVDGWSQSVEVIDYLIDLKSKQNIICIRGNHDQLALDWLEERHDDFDEEMWYKHGGKATVEGYAKISEEKKKTHIEFLENLQDYYLDDQNRLFVHAGFTNLNGVKWEYFSKLFYWDRTLWETALSLDPKLNVDDIHYPKRFTVYKEVYIGHTPVTRIGETVPVNRACVWNVDTGAAFRGPLTILDVDTKEYWQSEPLNELYFNEKGRN
- a CDS encoding DUF6646 family protein, with translation MKKVITLLFLVTFGFVNAQEAFKGKGDIKVNVGANLQDGGSGIQGSVDFGLGENFSFGFVANYILGFDNFNGFYHGSSSAYYDAEPDFSDRFDAKARINANLSSVIGIKELDVYPGLSLGLHNFGGHVGGRYFFTDGFGVFTEIGFPIAKYGSNNDPFYHLNNQTTFSLGASFNL
- a CDS encoding gliding motility lipoprotein GldH, with amino-acid sequence MRIKNSGILLLAAILLFSCDKKRVFDEYKSVGSAWHKDSIISFDLPVLDSTKKYNAFVNIRDNNNYPFNNLFLIVALETPSGFTKVDTLEYQMAAPDGTLLGNGFSDIKESKLFYKEDVKFTGKYKVHIKQAVRQSGKIPGVEALQGITDVGFRIEQKD
- the dinB gene encoding DNA polymerase IV, which encodes MSETPTYRKIIHIDMDAFYASVEQMDNPELRGKPVAVGGSENRGVVSAASYEARKFGVRSALSGALAKKYCPEIIFVRPRFDRYKEISSKIHKIFHEYTDLVEPLSLDEAYLDVTKNKKGNPSASLLAQEIRARIFNEVGLTASAGISVNKFVAKIASDYNKPNGQKTVNPDEVEAFLEDLPIRKFYGVGKVTTEKMYQLGIFTGTDLKSKSLEFLEKHFGKSGAFYYHVVRGIHNSEVKSSRIAKSVAAEHTFDVNLSSEIFMMEQLERIAGSLEKRLKRHNVSGKTITLKIKYSDFSQQTRSKTLPYFISDKSLIMENVEELLYQEKMKDSVRLLGISLSNLNTEVKKAVVVQLKFTF
- a CDS encoding CoA transferase subunit A; this translates as MITKKVNSVQEAIEGIKNGMTIMFGGFGLCGIPENTIAALVNTTISDLTCISNNAGVDDFGLGLLLQKKQIKKMISSYVGENAEFERQMLSGELEVELTPQGTLAERCRAAQAGIPAFYTPAGYGTEVAEGKEAREFNGKMHIMEEAFKADFAIVKAWKGDEAGNLIFKGTARNFNACMAGAGKITIVEVEELVPVGTLDPNQIHIPGIMVQRIFQGEKFEKRIEQRTVRARN
- a CDS encoding CoA transferase subunit B; translation: MALSKEDIAKRIAKEVKDRYFVNLGIGIPTLVANYVREDIAVEFQSENGVLGMGPFPFEGEEDADIINAGKQTITTLPGASFFDSAFSFGMIRSQKVDLTILGAMEVSENGDIANWKIPGKMVKGMGGAMDLVASAENIIVAMMHVNKAGESKILKRCTLPLTGVGCVKKVVTELAVLEVTEKGFKLLERAPGVSVEHIIASTEADLIIEGEIPEMSI
- a CDS encoding PSP1 domain-containing protein, translated to MACTSCSTSDGGAPKGCKNNGTCGTDSCNKLTVFDWLSNMSPSNGEAIFDCVEVRFKNGRKEFFRNSERLTLSIGDIVATVASPGHDIGIVTLTGELVKIQMKKKGVNYESNDVPKIYRKASQKDIDIWSVARDREEPMKVRARELAIQHKLEMKISDIEFQGDGSKATFYYTANDRVDFRMLIKDFAKEFSTRVEMKQVGFRQEAARLGGVGSCGRELCCSTWLTDFRSVNTSAARYQQLSLNPQKLAGQCGKLKCCLNYELDTYMDALKDFPDYDTKLVTEKGDAVCQKQDIFKGLMWFAYTNNFANWHVLKIDQVKEIIAENKQKNKVSSLEDFAVEVVAEPEKDFNNAMGQESLTRFDQPKRKKKPNRKRKQSTETAGVATPVKPQQEKNTNNNAKPVGNNNPNNAGNANNGNAGTKPNNPNKPNHKKKHNSNKNNPNKQNSNENKPAEPRKPITNTKNENKK
- a CDS encoding penicillin-binding protein 1A, producing MAAKKNNPSNKTKDINYYKKKFWRVFAYSLLGVLAFFLFASWGLFGSMPSFEDLENPDSNLATEIISSDGVVLGKYFKTNRSQLKYSDLPKNLVEALVATEDARFYEHSGIDGRGTLRAVFSLGTNGGASTLTQQLAKQLFHGEGSKFLPFRIVQKIKEWIIAIRLERQYTKNEILAMYCNVYDFGNYSVGVSSAAQTYFSKEPKDLTVDESAILVGMFKNSGLYNPVRNPEGVKNRRNVVLSQMAKAKMISEAEKERLQALPITLKFKLESHREGIATYFREYLRDYMKKWVAENKKPDGSDYDIYKDGLKIYTTIDSRMQTYAEEAVAAHMQNLQQQFFIDQKNNKNAPFVNITQAETDRIMMQAMKNSVRWAQMKEMDKSEDDIIASFKVKTKMRVFTWKGEKDTVMTPLDSIRYYKHFLQSGLMSMEPQTGAIKAWVGGINYKYFQYDHVGQGARQVGSTFKPFVYATAIEELNMSPCDSILDGPFMIHKGRHHVTEDWEPRNSDYKYRGMVTLKQALAASINTVSAKLIDRTSPEAVVELTKKLGVKTEIPVQPSIALGAVDITVEDMVAAYSTFANQGVYVKPQFLSRIENKSGEVIYEPIPESHDVLNKDIAFAVIKLLQGVTESGSGVRLRTQGGGSGDNRWTGYPYMFTNPIAGKTGTTQNQSDGWFMGMVPNLVTGVWVGCEDRSARFKSLTYGQGATAALPVWGYYMKKCYADKDLQISKAEFERPANLSIKVDCYQRPAVVKDTTQTEQNTDEFEL